One genomic segment of Alkalimarinus alittae includes these proteins:
- a CDS encoding SCP2 sterol-binding domain-containing protein — protein MPVAKIFETLKDNFNADAAAGVDLVFQFAIEDADDYHLVINDGKCELIAGEHDDPSVTLIMNTETLQGIVSGETDGMQAFMAGQLRAEGDMMLATKLGELFSIG, from the coding sequence ATGCCTGTAGCAAAAATCTTCGAGACTTTAAAAGACAACTTTAACGCCGATGCAGCAGCTGGTGTCGATTTAGTATTTCAATTCGCAATCGAAGATGCCGACGATTATCACTTGGTAATCAATGACGGCAAATGTGAACTTATTGCTGGCGAACATGATGATCCATCTGTAACGCTAATCATGAACACTGAAACTCTTCAGGGTATCGTTAGTGGTGAAACTGACGGTATGCAAGCGTTTATGGCTGGTCAGCTTCGTGCTGAAGGCGATATGATGCTAGCGACTAAATTAGGCGAGCTTTTCAGCATCGGTTAA
- the sohB gene encoding protease SohB — MEFLAEYGVFLAKAVTVVIAVVLAVAGVVAVSSKGKAGAEGAIEVTKINKRIAEMKEAIEDKILDRDTIKEKQKVAKKEQKSKKKNKSADETTEAKKRMYVIDFDGDIKASENETLRNSITAVLSVADPKNDEIVIRLESGGGMVHSYGLASAQLNRIKNAGIPLTVCVDKVAASGGYMMACVADKIIASPFAVLGSIGVVAQVPNFNKLLKKNSIDIELLTAGEHKRTLTMFGENTDQGREKFKHDLEDTHDLFKAFVREHRPVVNISEVANGDVWFGRRALDVKLVDELKTSDEYINHACDSLDVFEVQYKEKKSLQEKLGLSVAAGVEKSVHKLISSLQQSRFIS, encoded by the coding sequence TTGGAATTTTTGGCGGAGTATGGGGTTTTTCTTGCAAAGGCAGTAACAGTTGTTATTGCTGTTGTGCTAGCGGTTGCAGGTGTTGTGGCTGTTTCATCAAAGGGTAAAGCAGGCGCTGAGGGGGCTATTGAGGTCACCAAAATCAATAAGCGAATAGCTGAGATGAAAGAAGCGATTGAGGACAAAATACTCGATAGGGATACGATTAAAGAAAAGCAGAAAGTTGCAAAAAAAGAGCAAAAATCTAAAAAGAAAAACAAAAGCGCCGACGAAACAACTGAGGCTAAAAAAAGAATGTATGTCATCGACTTTGATGGCGACATTAAGGCATCTGAAAATGAAACGCTACGTAACTCTATTACGGCTGTGTTATCAGTTGCTGACCCTAAAAATGATGAAATTGTCATTAGGCTCGAAAGTGGTGGCGGTATGGTCCACTCCTATGGTCTTGCATCGGCGCAACTTAACCGGATCAAAAACGCAGGCATACCTTTGACAGTGTGTGTAGATAAAGTCGCAGCCAGTGGTGGTTACATGATGGCTTGCGTAGCAGATAAAATTATTGCGTCACCTTTTGCTGTGTTGGGCTCTATAGGTGTTGTTGCTCAGGTCCCCAACTTTAATAAACTATTGAAGAAAAATAGCATCGATATTGAGTTGCTTACGGCAGGCGAGCATAAACGCACGCTCACGATGTTTGGCGAAAATACAGATCAAGGTCGAGAGAAATTTAAGCATGATCTTGAAGATACCCATGACTTGTTTAAAGCATTCGTTAGAGAGCATCGGCCTGTCGTCAATATTTCGGAAGTGGCCAATGGAGATGTTTGGTTTGGTCGACGCGCTCTTGATGTTAAGTTAGTTGACGAGCTCAAGACTTCAGATGAATACATAAACCACGCATGTGATTCACTTGATGTGTTTGAGGTTCAGTATAAAGAGAAGAAGTCTCTGCAAGAAAAGCTTGGTTTATCGGTTGCGGCAGGGGTAGAGAAATCAGTTCATAAGTTAATTAGCTCACTACAGCAGAGTCGTTTTATCTCTTAA
- a CDS encoding cation:proton antiporter, translated as MESQSIVTTFFLIFSGAAVLASVVLYTRQPLLVAYIALGAILGPYGLHLVTDASLLSEISEIGIIFLLFLLGLDMQPRNLIHMLRKATLVAIGSSLVFAACGYAVAYLFGYTQIESAVIGVAMMFSSTIIGIKLLPTTVLHHRHTGELVVGLLLLQDLIAIIVLLMLGGKESESTWQQFLQTLIMLPVLVLVAFVAVKYVIVKLLQHFDRFHEYIFLLAIGWCLGMAQLAELCGLSLEIGAFIGGISIATSPISQYIAVHLKPLRDFFLILFFFSLGASFNLGLLSEVILASSILAACILIIKPITFRYLLGFIKEPAGEAWEVGFRLGQISEFSLLIAFLATTTAIIGTNASHVIQATAIITFILNSYVVIFRYPSPIAVSDKLRRD; from the coding sequence ATGGAAAGCCAATCAATAGTCACCACGTTCTTCCTGATATTCTCAGGCGCAGCCGTTCTGGCATCAGTAGTCTTATATACAAGACAACCATTACTCGTTGCATACATCGCGCTAGGCGCCATTCTTGGCCCCTATGGACTTCATTTAGTCACTGACGCTAGCCTGCTTTCAGAAATATCAGAGATCGGCATTATATTTTTGCTGTTTCTTTTAGGGCTAGACATGCAGCCCCGAAACTTAATTCACATGCTCAGAAAAGCAACCCTCGTCGCAATAGGCAGCTCACTCGTGTTTGCAGCTTGCGGCTATGCTGTTGCTTATCTATTTGGCTACACCCAAATTGAAAGCGCCGTAATTGGCGTAGCAATGATGTTTTCTAGCACCATTATCGGCATCAAATTATTACCCACAACAGTACTCCACCATAGACATACTGGTGAGCTTGTAGTTGGCTTATTGCTGCTGCAAGATTTGATCGCCATTATTGTTCTACTTATGCTGGGCGGAAAAGAATCTGAATCTACTTGGCAGCAGTTTTTGCAAACACTGATTATGCTACCCGTTCTTGTGCTGGTCGCCTTTGTAGCAGTTAAATACGTTATCGTTAAACTACTACAGCATTTTGATCGGTTTCACGAATACATTTTTTTGCTCGCTATTGGTTGGTGCCTAGGCATGGCACAACTTGCGGAGTTATGCGGACTATCACTTGAAATCGGTGCATTTATAGGCGGTATAAGCATCGCGACTAGCCCGATATCCCAGTATATTGCTGTCCACCTCAAACCTTTAAGAGACTTTTTCTTAATTTTATTTTTCTTCTCCCTGGGCGCCAGCTTTAACTTAGGGCTTTTGTCTGAGGTCATTTTAGCCTCTAGTATATTGGCCGCTTGTATCCTTATCATTAAACCGATCACATTCCGGTATTTGTTAGGCTTTATCAAAGAGCCTGCAGGCGAAGCATGGGAGGTGGGGTTTAGATTAGGTCAGATAAGCGAATTTTCTTTGCTTATCGCATTTCTTGCCACAACAACAGCGATTATCGGCACCAATGCCTCTCATGTTATTCAAGCAACAGCCATCATTACGTTTATTTTGAATTCTTATGTGGTGATTTTTAGATACCCTAGCCCTATTGCAGTAAGCGACAAATTAAGACGGGATTAG
- a CDS encoding DUF934 domain-containing protein produces the protein MPKLIKDNQIIDDNWIVVDADFEGALPEQPAIVPLSYWNQNKASLSARSDIGVWLDSHEEPSHIASDLDSIPVVAINFPKFADGRGYSYARLLRERFNYKGEIRAVGDVLQDQLFYMKRCGFNAFAVRADRDIEVALTGLNVFSNSYQAACDRNTPLFRRR, from the coding sequence ATGCCAAAGCTCATTAAAGACAATCAAATTATCGACGATAACTGGATTGTTGTTGACGCCGACTTTGAAGGTGCACTTCCTGAACAGCCAGCCATTGTGCCATTAAGCTACTGGAATCAGAATAAAGCATCACTAAGTGCAAGGTCAGATATTGGTGTATGGCTTGATAGTCACGAAGAACCTAGCCACATCGCTTCTGATTTAGACTCAATCCCTGTAGTGGCGATTAACTTTCCTAAATTCGCTGACGGCAGAGGTTACTCTTACGCGCGTTTATTGCGTGAGCGTTTTAACTATAAAGGCGAAATACGTGCTGTAGGCGACGTACTTCAAGATCAGTTGTTTTATATGAAACGCTGCGGCTTTAATGCCTTTGCTGTACGAGCAGACAGAGACATAGAGGTTGCACTAACAGGCCTTAATGTTTTTTCAAATAGCTACCAAGCGGCCTGCGACCGAAATACACCATTATTTCGAAGACGCTAA
- a CDS encoding nitrite/sulfite reductase: protein MYKYDDYDRNLVLERVKQFRGQTERFLAGDLSEDEFLALRLQNGLYIQRLAPMFRVAIPYGMLSSVQLRNLADLSRTYDKGYVHFTTRQNVQFNWPELKNIPDMLESLHKVEMHAIQTSGNCIRNTTTDQFAGVFKDEVTDPRPYCEIIRQWSTFHPEFAYLPRKFKIAVNACPTEDRAAMKVHDIGLELVKNEHGETGFRVFVGGGLGRTPLLGSAINEFLPELDLLTYLEAIVRVYNQHGRRDNKFKARIKILVKALTPEVFAQKVEEEWQHIKDSAAKLTVEEINRVKGFFVEPSYEDITSSTEFEEQLASNKAFANWVNRNTNEHKIPGYSIVTLTLKKTGIPPGDVSDDKLELIADLADKYSFGEVRIAHDQNIVLADVKQSDLFAVWRKAQTAGFATPNLNMLTDIICCPGGDFCALANAKSIPIAEQIQRRFDNLDYLYDLGEIELNISGCMNACGHHHVGNIGILGVDKKGQEFYQVSLGGCSGKDASIGKILGPSFAREEMADIVEKIIDVYVENRTAEELFLDTYRRIGMTPFKERVYAKAH from the coding sequence ATGTACAAGTACGACGACTATGATCGCAACCTCGTCCTTGAGCGAGTAAAGCAGTTCCGAGGTCAAACTGAACGTTTCCTTGCTGGAGACCTATCAGAAGACGAATTTCTAGCTCTACGGTTGCAAAATGGGCTGTATATACAGCGCCTTGCGCCTATGTTCCGGGTCGCCATTCCTTACGGTATGCTCTCGTCTGTGCAGCTTAGAAATCTTGCTGACTTATCTAGAACATATGACAAGGGCTATGTGCATTTTACTACTCGCCAGAACGTACAATTTAACTGGCCTGAATTAAAAAATATCCCAGATATGCTTGAATCACTGCATAAAGTGGAGATGCACGCCATTCAAACAAGCGGAAACTGCATTCGTAATACAACGACAGACCAGTTTGCCGGTGTATTCAAAGACGAAGTCACTGACCCTCGCCCTTATTGCGAAATCATTCGTCAATGGTCTACATTCCACCCTGAGTTTGCATATCTACCACGTAAATTCAAAATTGCGGTAAACGCTTGCCCTACCGAAGATCGTGCTGCCATGAAGGTTCATGATATCGGCCTAGAATTAGTAAAAAATGAACATGGCGAAACAGGCTTTAGAGTATTTGTAGGCGGCGGGCTTGGTAGAACACCTTTATTGGGTTCTGCCATTAATGAATTCTTACCAGAGCTTGACCTATTAACCTACCTTGAAGCGATTGTTCGTGTTTACAATCAACATGGACGTAGGGATAACAAATTTAAAGCACGTATTAAGATACTGGTTAAAGCACTAACCCCAGAAGTATTTGCACAAAAAGTTGAAGAAGAGTGGCAGCACATCAAAGACAGTGCAGCCAAATTAACCGTTGAAGAAATCAATCGCGTTAAAGGCTTTTTTGTTGAGCCTAGCTACGAGGACATCACCTCTTCAACTGAGTTTGAAGAGCAATTAGCCTCCAACAAAGCCTTTGCTAACTGGGTTAACCGAAACACCAACGAGCATAAGATTCCTGGTTACTCAATTGTTACGCTTACCCTTAAAAAGACAGGCATTCCACCTGGCGATGTCAGCGACGATAAACTTGAATTGATAGCAGATCTGGCTGACAAATATAGTTTTGGCGAAGTACGTATCGCTCACGATCAAAATATCGTGTTGGCTGACGTTAAGCAGTCAGACTTATTTGCTGTTTGGAGAAAAGCACAAACTGCAGGGTTTGCCACCCCTAACCTTAACATGCTAACAGATATTATTTGCTGCCCTGGTGGTGACTTCTGCGCCCTTGCAAACGCGAAATCAATTCCTATTGCAGAACAAATCCAAAGACGTTTTGATAACCTCGACTACTTATATGACCTGGGTGAAATTGAGCTCAATATTTCAGGGTGTATGAATGCTTGTGGACATCACCACGTTGGCAATATCGGAATATTAGGTGTAGATAAAAAAGGACAAGAGTTCTACCAGGTTTCATTAGGTGGTTGCTCTGGTAAAGATGCATCGATTGGTAAAATACTCGGCCCTTCTTTTGCTCGTGAAGAAATGGCAGATATTGTAGAAAAAATTATTGATGTGTATGTTGAAAACAGAACAGCTGAAGAGTTGTTTCTTGATACATACCGCCGAATTGGAATGACGCCATTTAAGGAGCGTGTATATGCCAAAGCTCATTAA
- the metH gene encoding methionine synthase, with the protein MTDRHNRIEQLYEALNNRILILDGAMGTMIQGYKFSEEDYRGTRFSAHPSDLKGNNDLLSITQPDIIKTIHQQYLDAGADILGTNTFNSTVVSQADYGMEELVYELNFESAKLAREVADQQTLITPEKPRFVAGAVGPTSRTASISPDVNNPGYRNVTFQELVDNYYLAVKALCEGGVDIILIETIFDTLNSKAAIYATQQFFIDSGTELPIMISGTITDASGRTLSGQTAEAFWLSVSHAKPLSVGLNCALGADALRPYIEELSKKSNVLISAYPNAGLPNEFGEYDQTPEEMADIVKSFAEDGFVNLIGGCCGSSPEHIKAIADAVAPFSPHKIPDIKPALKLSGLEAFTFDENALFINVGERTNVTGSAKFLRLIKEEQFEEALDVARQQVENGAQIIDINMDEGMLESKEAMNKFLKLIASEPDISKVPIMVDSSKWDVIEEGLRCIQGKAVVNSISLKEGEAEFIEKAKSCMRYGAAAVVMAFDEDGQADTFERKTEICKRSYDVLTSIGFPPQDIIFDPNIFAIATGIDEHSNYAVDFIEATAWIKQNLPYASISGGVSNVSFSFRGNNPVREAIHSVFLYHAIKAGMNMGIVNPGQLVIYDDIDPILKERVEDAVLNRREDSTDRLLEIADNYRGDGVQQKKEDLAWRDFSVKKRLEHALVKGITTYIIEDTEAARLEADRPIHVIEGPLMDGMNVVGDLFGEGKMFLPQVVKSARVMKQAVAHLLPFIEAEKGEATKAKGKILMATVKGDVHDIGKNIVGVVLQCNNFEVIDLGVMVPCETILKRAKEENVDIIGLSGLITPSLDEMVHVAKEMQREGFEIPLMIGGATTSKAHAAVKIEPRFKNDIAIYVSDASRSVAVSTSLLSDTMKPEFVKGIREEYEGVRERRKNRAAKTPLLTYKEAINRQFKTDWDNYTPPAPTFTGLKTFVDYPLEELIAYIDWTPFFIAWDLAGKYPKILSDEKVGEAATSLFNDAQTMLKKMIDEKLLTARAVIGFWPANTVNSDSIELYSDDARTECFQTLHHLRQQTDKATEKPNYSLADFIAPKESGKQDYIGGFVVTAGIGAEELAKNYQDNNDDYNSILVKALADRLAEAFAERMHERVRKEFWGYANQEALDNQDLIKERYKGIRPAPGYPACPEHTEKGSLFKILDATANSGVELTDHYAMMPASSVSGFYYSHPESSYFAVGRINRDQVASYAKRKNMSLKEAERWLSPNLAYEAD; encoded by the coding sequence ATGACTGATCGCCATAACAGAATTGAACAACTGTACGAAGCCTTAAATAACCGTATCTTAATTCTGGACGGGGCCATGGGGACAATGATCCAGGGCTATAAATTTTCTGAGGAAGATTACCGCGGAACACGGTTTAGCGCCCACCCTAGCGATCTAAAAGGCAATAACGACCTTCTTAGCATCACACAGCCAGACATCATCAAAACAATACATCAGCAGTACCTAGATGCCGGCGCTGATATTTTAGGCACCAACACGTTTAACTCGACCGTAGTATCTCAAGCCGATTACGGTATGGAAGAGCTGGTATACGAGTTAAACTTTGAGTCGGCCAAATTAGCGCGCGAAGTGGCAGACCAACAAACACTTATAACGCCTGAAAAACCACGATTTGTAGCGGGCGCAGTTGGCCCAACATCTCGAACAGCCTCTATTTCACCCGATGTTAACAACCCTGGCTATCGTAACGTTACATTTCAAGAGTTAGTCGATAACTATTACCTAGCAGTAAAAGCCTTATGTGAAGGCGGCGTCGACATAATTCTGATCGAGACAATATTCGACACACTTAATTCCAAAGCGGCGATCTACGCAACCCAACAATTCTTTATAGACAGCGGGACTGAGCTTCCTATCATGATCTCAGGCACCATTACAGATGCTTCAGGTCGTACACTTTCAGGTCAAACAGCAGAAGCTTTTTGGCTTTCAGTTTCTCATGCAAAACCACTCAGTGTTGGCCTCAACTGTGCGTTAGGCGCTGATGCTCTTCGCCCCTACATTGAAGAGCTTTCAAAAAAATCCAATGTATTAATTAGTGCTTACCCCAATGCTGGTCTACCCAATGAGTTTGGTGAATATGACCAGACACCAGAAGAAATGGCCGATATCGTTAAGTCATTTGCAGAAGATGGTTTTGTTAACCTAATAGGCGGTTGCTGTGGCTCATCACCCGAGCACATAAAAGCTATTGCTGATGCAGTCGCACCATTTAGTCCCCATAAAATCCCTGACATAAAGCCTGCTCTTAAACTTTCTGGCCTTGAAGCATTCACCTTTGATGAAAATGCACTTTTTATCAATGTGGGTGAGCGAACCAACGTCACGGGTTCAGCTAAGTTTTTAAGACTCATTAAAGAAGAACAGTTTGAAGAAGCCTTAGACGTGGCTCGTCAACAAGTTGAAAACGGTGCTCAAATCATCGATATCAACATGGATGAAGGCATGCTTGAGTCTAAAGAGGCAATGAATAAGTTCTTAAAGCTTATTGCCTCCGAGCCTGATATATCTAAAGTACCAATCATGGTCGACTCTTCTAAATGGGATGTTATCGAAGAAGGCCTCCGCTGCATTCAAGGTAAAGCTGTTGTTAACTCTATCAGCCTTAAAGAAGGTGAAGCAGAGTTTATCGAGAAGGCTAAGTCATGCATGCGTTACGGTGCTGCAGCTGTAGTTATGGCATTTGACGAAGACGGACAAGCAGATACATTTGAACGTAAAACTGAAATATGTAAACGCTCGTATGATGTTTTGACCAGCATTGGCTTTCCACCGCAGGATATTATTTTTGACCCCAACATTTTTGCGATCGCCACGGGCATAGATGAGCACTCGAATTACGCTGTCGACTTTATTGAAGCAACAGCCTGGATTAAACAAAACCTTCCATATGCCAGCATCTCTGGTGGCGTAAGTAACGTTTCGTTTTCGTTTAGAGGCAATAACCCCGTTAGAGAAGCAATACACTCAGTATTTTTATACCACGCCATTAAAGCGGGTATGAATATGGGTATCGTTAATCCTGGTCAATTGGTTATTTATGACGATATAGACCCCATTCTTAAAGAGCGCGTAGAGGATGCTGTACTTAACCGTCGAGAAGACTCTACAGATCGACTACTAGAAATCGCGGATAACTATCGAGGCGATGGCGTCCAACAAAAGAAAGAAGACCTTGCATGGCGTGATTTTTCTGTCAAAAAGCGCTTAGAACACGCCTTAGTTAAGGGCATTACGACCTATATAATTGAAGATACAGAAGCAGCAAGACTTGAAGCGGATAGACCCATTCACGTTATCGAAGGTCCATTAATGGATGGCATGAACGTGGTAGGCGACCTATTTGGCGAAGGAAAAATGTTCTTACCTCAAGTGGTAAAAAGCGCCAGGGTGATGAAGCAAGCTGTTGCCCACCTCCTCCCCTTCATTGAAGCAGAAAAGGGGGAAGCCACTAAAGCCAAAGGCAAGATTCTAATGGCGACAGTTAAAGGTGATGTGCACGATATCGGTAAGAATATCGTCGGTGTTGTATTGCAGTGTAACAACTTCGAAGTTATCGACCTCGGTGTTATGGTTCCATGCGAAACAATACTGAAACGCGCCAAAGAAGAGAACGTTGACATTATCGGCCTGAGCGGGTTAATTACACCCTCTCTTGATGAGATGGTACATGTCGCTAAAGAAATGCAGCGAGAAGGCTTTGAAATACCACTGATGATTGGGGGTGCTACAACGTCAAAAGCCCATGCTGCCGTTAAAATTGAGCCACGCTTCAAAAACGACATTGCGATCTATGTTTCGGATGCATCACGAAGTGTTGCGGTTTCTACCTCACTTTTAAGTGACACCATGAAGCCAGAGTTTGTTAAAGGCATTCGTGAGGAATACGAAGGTGTTAGAGAACGCCGTAAAAACAGAGCCGCTAAAACACCGCTTTTAACATACAAAGAAGCGATTAATCGTCAATTTAAAACAGATTGGGATAACTACACACCACCGGCTCCGACATTTACTGGACTCAAAACATTTGTTGATTATCCTCTAGAAGAACTCATTGCATATATCGACTGGACTCCATTCTTCATAGCTTGGGATCTAGCAGGCAAATACCCTAAGATACTTAGTGATGAAAAAGTGGGTGAAGCCGCTACCAGCCTATTTAATGACGCACAAACAATGCTAAAGAAAATGATCGATGAGAAACTTCTCACCGCTCGAGCGGTTATTGGTTTCTGGCCTGCAAACACAGTCAACTCAGACTCAATTGAACTGTATAGCGATGATGCGCGTACCGAGTGCTTTCAAACGCTTCATCACCTCCGCCAGCAGACAGACAAGGCAACTGAAAAGCCCAACTACTCTCTAGCAGACTTTATTGCCCCAAAAGAATCCGGCAAGCAGGACTATATTGGTGGTTTTGTTGTGACGGCCGGTATTGGGGCAGAAGAACTCGCAAAGAATTACCAAGATAACAACGATGATTACAACAGTATCTTGGTTAAAGCACTTGCAGATAGACTTGCTGAAGCATTTGCCGAAAGAATGCACGAACGCGTTCGTAAAGAATTCTGGGGTTATGCAAATCAAGAAGCACTAGACAATCAAGACCTGATTAAAGAGCGCTATAAAGGGATACGCCCAGCACCTGGTTACCCTGCCTGCCCAGAGCATACCGAAAAAGGGTCTCTATTTAAGATTCTTGATGCCACAGCAAATAGCGGCGTTGAACTAACCGATCACTACGCTATGATGCCTGCATCATCGGTCAGTGGGTTTTATTATTCACACCCAGAATCTAGCTACTTTGCAGTAGGTAGAATAAATCGTGATCAAGTCGCATCCTATGCGAAGCGTAAAAACATGTCTCTAAAAGAGGCGGAGCGTTGGCTGTCTCCTAACTTAGCTTACGAGGCTGACTAA
- the nfuA gene encoding Fe-S biogenesis protein NfuA: MVTVTESAQGYLKTLIDKQDTGDMGVRMFVTQPGTKMAETCLAYCKPDEIVADDEKIQLDSFTLYLEQKSLPFLEEALVDYAADKMGGQLTIKAPNAKVPKVSDDSPLNEQVNYVLVTEINPGLSAHGGDVSLVDIVEGNVAILKFGGGCQGCSAVSITLKEGVEKTLKERIPQLGGVRDVTDHSVTDNAYFQ, encoded by the coding sequence ATGGTCACGGTTACAGAGTCTGCTCAAGGTTATCTAAAGACGCTTATCGATAAGCAAGATACTGGAGATATGGGCGTTAGAATGTTTGTAACTCAGCCAGGAACAAAAATGGCTGAAACATGTTTGGCCTATTGTAAGCCTGATGAAATTGTCGCAGACGATGAAAAAATACAGTTAGATAGCTTTACTTTGTACCTCGAACAAAAAAGCTTACCTTTTTTAGAAGAGGCGCTGGTTGATTATGCCGCCGATAAAATGGGCGGTCAGCTAACGATTAAGGCGCCTAACGCTAAAGTGCCTAAGGTGAGCGATGACTCGCCATTAAATGAGCAGGTCAACTACGTGCTGGTTACAGAAATCAACCCAGGCCTATCTGCACACGGCGGTGATGTTTCACTAGTCGATATTGTTGAAGGTAATGTTGCTATCCTGAAATTTGGTGGTGGTTGTCAAGGGTGCAGTGCTGTTAGCATCACGCTTAAAGAAGGTGTTGAGAAGACCCTTAAAGAAAGAATTCCGCAGCTTGGCGGTGTTCGCGATGTAACCGATCACAGTGTTACTGATAACGCTTATTTTCAATAA
- a CDS encoding DUF445 domain-containing protein, with translation MDLQLSQFFESLHWANYFSLPIMAALIGWATNWVAIKMTFYPLTFRGVSPFLGWQGVVPRKAEKMASIVVDRTITRFGNMDDVFQKLEPEKITAQIISQIEPRIEEYIDEIMYEQQAVLWDNLPLSIKNKVYQWAHTQIPRRVEGLVADFGSELSELIDVKELFVEELKKHPELMVRIFKEVGDKEFSLIVKSGLLFGFMFGFIQIPLWLAYGEFWMLPVFGFIVGFATNWLALNVIFRPLYPRTFLGMTFQGLFLRRQDEVSDVWSRLVAEELITVERAANAMVFGRYANRTRAIIQKHIRPMLDQAGILKLVAQLTVGASGYVDLKRALNNKAIEVSVDPFHDPSFNKSRSAVVAAAMSDRMKSLSPPEFQDVLRPAFQEEEIQLMLIGGVLGAAAGIVQWLVIFS, from the coding sequence ATGGACCTGCAATTATCACAATTCTTTGAGAGTCTACACTGGGCTAACTATTTTAGTCTGCCGATAATGGCTGCTTTAATAGGCTGGGCAACCAATTGGGTGGCGATCAAAATGACGTTCTACCCTTTAACTTTTCGAGGTGTGTCACCGTTTTTAGGTTGGCAAGGGGTGGTTCCTCGTAAGGCTGAAAAAATGGCATCGATTGTAGTCGATCGAACTATTACACGGTTTGGCAATATGGATGATGTATTCCAAAAGCTTGAACCAGAAAAAATTACAGCACAAATCATTTCACAGATTGAGCCGCGAATAGAAGAGTACATTGATGAAATAATGTATGAGCAACAAGCGGTGTTGTGGGACAACCTGCCACTATCTATTAAAAATAAGGTTTATCAATGGGCTCATACGCAGATTCCTCGTAGGGTAGAGGGGTTGGTTGCAGATTTTGGGTCAGAGTTGAGTGAGCTAATTGATGTAAAAGAGTTGTTTGTAGAAGAACTAAAGAAGCACCCTGAGTTGATGGTACGTATATTTAAAGAAGTTGGCGATAAAGAGTTTAGCCTTATTGTTAAGAGTGGCTTGTTATTCGGCTTTATGTTCGGATTTATTCAAATACCTTTGTGGTTAGCGTATGGCGAGTTTTGGATGCTACCTGTCTTTGGGTTTATTGTAGGTTTTGCCACCAACTGGCTGGCCCTTAATGTTATTTTTAGGCCACTATATCCGCGCACGTTTTTGGGGATGACCTTTCAAGGGCTATTTTTAAGGCGTCAAGATGAAGTGTCAGACGTGTGGAGTCGGTTAGTAGCGGAAGAACTGATTACCGTTGAGCGGGCAGCTAACGCCATGGTATTTGGTCGTTATGCTAATCGTACTCGGGCTATTATTCAAAAGCATATAAGGCCAATGCTTGATCAAGCGGGTATCTTAAAGCTTGTAGCGCAATTGACAGTAGGGGCTTCGGGCTATGTTGACCTAAAGCGCGCACTAAACAATAAAGCGATTGAAGTCTCAGTGGACCCCTTTCATGACCCCTCTTTTAATAAAAGCCGCTCGGCTGTCGTGGCGGCTGCAATGTCTGATCGCATGAAATCACTATCACCTCCAGAATTTCAAGACGTACTAAGACCTGCTTTTCAAGAAGAAGAAATTCAATTAATGCTGATTGGTGGCGTGCTAGGGGCTGCGGCAGGTATCGTACAATGGTTGGTTATTTTTTCTTAA